The genome window AGGCCTGTTTTCTTCGTATCTTTCCCCAATATTGTCTTCTAATTTTCTATGGGCCAGTGGTCGTCAAGGGCGCGAGTACCCTGCATACTTATGACCGAATGATGTGATATAAAGGgtgttttttcctatatttttcatgTCGAACTTTTTTTGTCGCTTTATTTCAGTAATTACATTCGCTACAAGGGAATGTAACAAGCGTTTGATCCTGGGTGGATTTAAGTGTGAAATATTGCTTCATGTCAGCCAATTTAgctttgccgtgtgtgtgtgtgtgtgtgtgtgtgtgtgtgtgtgtgtgctgtaccAAAATAATCACCGTAAACATGACATACAAACACAAAACAGCACATACTCATAATTCACATCTGTAGAAGGCCGGACAAAAACACAATACCACTGACcgactaaaacaaaaacaaaacaaaaaatcaccaAATACACAAAGATCGAAGGAGCGTCATCCATGTCTCGTCCCTTCAGCTTTAATTAAACACCTTCCTGTATCGGCCGTAAATCGGAAGAGGTGAAAGTGGCGGGTAAACAAACAGTGACGCAGCCCCGAGGTGTTTTGCCCAGGTCAACAGTGTCGGCAAACAGCGGGCCGTCATGATTCCCGCTCACGCCATAAGTCAGATTTTGGGGGGAGAGAACGAGACTGCGTGGATGTGTTTGATATTTCGTTACtgttgggttctctctctctctctctctctctctctctcattatcttgttctctcgttctctttctcctgttttcgttcgtatctttcatttctctctctctctctctctctctctctctccatcaatagCTCATACTCAATTCCTCTCTTTACAGACGGTCTCAACGAGGTGACGGCCGAGATGAGTCTTCAGGTGCGGCTGGTGACGGAGGCGATGCTCTTCAACTCCGTCACGGTGCGCCTCGAGGACATGACGCAAGaagccttcctctctcccctcctctcctacttcGTGGACGGGCTGGCTGCTATCATCCCGTGCCCCCGCGagaacatctttattttcaacatCCAGGTATTCATAATTCTATATTGACTATTCCTGTGACATGTGTGGAATGCGAGGAACCATGCAGTGGGTTGTATAGGTAATAGTTGTTCGCTGGTTCTGACTTCATTGTGGTTTCGTTCGAGCATCGTCGTGTTTCTCGATAACAGTTGCAGAGATGAGAGATTTCAGTTTCATTTGATATAACATGGATTAGCATTACATAGAAGCAAATGATGACGTTGGAAAGTTTGTTGAAAAGATAGAccacaaaaaaaatgtatgtgcTTGCCGTTCAGCAATCCAAAAGATCAGCAGGAGTTCGAAATTCCGAGACACTCGAGCGAAGCAGGGAGTGTCCAAACAAAACGGTTTTGAGAAGACCTTCCTGGTACATTATGTTTCTCTGCCAACAGGATGACACAGACGTGGATTCAAGGATTCTCAACGTGAGCTTCTCAGCCAAGCGCCCTGATGTTCCCGGAGAAGAATTTTACCAACCACAGTTTCTGAGAGAGCGTGTCTATCTGCACCGGGCATCCCTGGCCAAGCTGGCAACTGTCACGGTAAAGTTTTGTTCTGCTCCCATAGTCATTACCGCATCGCCCATCCCGTGCCCATGATCTTGGGCAGATGAATCATTAGCACACCAGGTTGTGGCAGTTTAGTGGTTACTTGTTTTTTTATGCAGATTTGATTTTAAACTGGCAGATCAGGCTGTAGTTATAAGTTAGACGCACTCCACACACTCAAAAGCAAGCAGCACGGCTTACGCAGTGTTTGTActtgaaaaacaaaaaacatggaCCGTCAGGTTACAGTATTGAAAAATATAGCCTAGAGTTTAGTTTCACctattcaaacacatgattgccagcaccttatatggtataaattaacaaagaatgacttcactttgttgtataaaaagtctaattagtaagaaagcatatatgaattttctgagtcaagacctatattgTTAGTTTTGGTTTTATTAGGTTATGTTCGGTTGAGTTTAGTGTATattcaaacacatgatacccagcaccttatggtataaagcaataaagaatgacctcactttgttgtatagaaaatctcattagtaaggaagcatatataaatgttctgagtctagacctatagtgtttgttttggttttgttaggtaagtttaggctttaataaagggggtGTTAATACGTAGAGCTTGGGTTGTAAAagagccgggcaggacacgtagtAACAGTTTTAAGCTAGATGAATTCAGATTCagtaaagacataggcaagaattggtttaccaatagcgTGGTGGATTAGTTGAAcagcaggcttggcagtcatgtcgtgggtgccaataccattgatacattcaagaggaggttggataaattcatggatagtgaggttaggtggggttaggcctacaggagctgccttgtataggccaaccggcctcttgcagagtccttacgttcttatgtaatTAAGGTAAAAGCTGTCACGTGTGAAGCCAAGCTAACCCTTGTACGGGCGCATGTAGTCTTGATGGTCTTTCCCTAGTTCAGTCTGACCACAGCCttgcagcagcagcaccaacaaCTTTTAATAGTTGTGATTTTGCCGCTGTTCACTTCTGATGCAAACCGGCAAATACACAGCTCAGACAGTATCCAAATAAACACACCTAACCAACTAGAGTCCCACCTGATTAGCAAAGTACAGAAGTGTCGAAATACTATTTCACAAGCTCCAGATAGTTCATAGCTCACAAACCACACTTGAATTCAATCAGTGGAGTCAGTGCTGTTGCCTCTGTACAGGTGCTGCCCTTTGATGACACCCTGTGTGTGCGGGAGCCGTGCCTCAACTATGAAGAATGCCTCAACGTCCTCAAGTTCGGCAACGCCTCGGGATTCATTTCGTCCAGCACGATCCTCTTCCGCCCCATCTACCCCGTCAACACCTTCGCCTGCAGATGCCCTCATGTGAGTAGGCGGCTTGGGGAAGCACATACTATTTGGATTTACAGATAGACAGGCCTTTGTCCTGCAGGAAACTAttaatggctgaagatgatggTATTTGTGCATAACCTTACCTGGATATTCTTGCTTCCATTAAATCATGAAATGTACCCATTCTTGTGTGTCAGGTGTTCTCATTGTGTTTGTAGGGTTTCACTGGCATGCGGGAACACTACATCTGCGACACAGAGGTCAACCTGTGCTACAGCAGCCCCTGTGGGAACCATGGCACCtgtatgaggaaggaaggaggctacACCTGTGTGTGTCTTCCAGGCTACACCGGTAAGTGTATATGTTAATTGATATTCCCTGCCATCTTGATATTTGTGTATTTGgttgttttatttcttgtttccaCCCTACTCCACTCAAATCTATACTGTCATTTTTTTATGTAGAGATATACACACTTCATGATTCATTTTCCATGCTACAGGGAAGAACTGTGAAGTGAACATGCTGAGTGGGCCATGCGTGGCAGAGGTCTGCAAGCACGGCAGCAAGTGCACCGCTGTCAGTTTGAATGGGGAGAGTTCTGGAGGGTTTACCTGCACCAACTGTAGCCGCTCCCTGTACCACACGTCCACCTGTGAGCTGAGGGCAAGGCGCTTCTCCAAGGGCACCTTCCTGACCTTCCCTGCCCTCAAGCAACGTCACAGACTTAACATTAAGATCAGGTGAGTGTATGAATGAACAGGATCTGCCTTGTAATGAGCCAGCTGATAAATTGATATACTTTACTAGAAAGGGGCAATAGCCTATAGCTTAAGACTATAGCCAGGAAAAGGAATAGTTTCCTTTTAAATGGCTGAGAAATTGAAAAATGTGTTTTGTGCAAATTCCTGAAATCTTTACAAAGAAAAAGAATCAAGGCAAGTTTGTGTATGACAACAAATTTGCATACTTATATTGAATACTGCTTTCAatcttatatatataatatagtcTATCTTTTATATTGACCGTGTTCCTATGTCTAAAAATAAGCAGATTATAATTTTTCTTGCAGCTTTGCCACACGAGAGCCCAACGGCTTGCTGTTGTACAACGGCCGCTACAACGAAAAGCACGATTTTGTATCCCTTGAGATAGTGGAAGGTCAAGTGGTGTTCTCCTTCAGCCTGGGCACTGTTACTACACGTGTGTCGGCCTCCCTGCCCGGCGGGGTGCATGATGGGGACTGGCACACTGCTACCGTTGACTACAATTACAGGGTGAGCCTAGGATGACAACTGAAATGTgcatggacagagagagagagagagagagagagagagagagagagagagagagagaagcaaaaaggaaTACCAAATATGTGTTCTCAGTGTGTGCTGGCAGGAAATGCTAATTGCATGAGAGGGGATCATTAGTATGTTGTCAGTTTAATTAAGCAGCAAATGTTTCATACGTAGTTTAGTGCAAAAACTAATGTCATCAGTATGGTCAAGAAGTATTTCTCTTCTGTTCAGAGTGCCACCATCAGCCTTGATAACTGTGACACGGCCCTTGCTGTCAGGTTTGGGGACAAGATTGGCGACTATCACTGTGCCAACACCACTGCTCAGATCCTGGACCCAAGGTAACCCTCCTTTGAGGCAGTGCTTTCTTACTCATTTAACTCGTGTGTCCTATTGTTTTTTATATTGGTAGCATTCAATTATTCTTCCTTTATATAATGAAAGACAGAAATTTAAaaagtatacattttttcataacTGCTAATGGTGATTACTCATGGCAGTACACCTCCACCTaatcttttgtttcctttattttaggTGTGCCATCTTGACAGAGTCTTGCCACCGCTTTTTGGATGTAACAGGACCACTGCAAGTTGGGGGTCTCCCCGTGCTGCCCACCACCTACCAGGTCCAGCACCAACACTTCCTCGGCTGCATCTCAGACCTCTACATTGACCACAGCTTTGTTGATCTCAACTCGTAAGTGTTAACATGTTATCTCATTCTTTggtgtaaatatatattttttgttgtacATATTGACTAAGAAAAATAGTGTCAAAACTTTTATTTGACCAACTTTGCTACTTATCACACTTTTCAATTTTGAATATTGTACCTAATTGATGTTGGTATTGATTGAGTATCATTCATTTCAAAGTATCAGAGTATTAGGACCAGGACTCTGACTGATGCTGTTATCTGAATTGTCAAAAAACATTGGTACAGTCATAGTTAGTTGATTTAGGGTATGAAATATTGTATGATGGAAAAACGTTTTTGTTACAATGCATTTAAAATAATCTAATTGTTACAGGTTTGTTGCTGACAATGGAACATATCCAGGCTGTCCAGAGAAGAATAGCTTTTGCCGCTCTCACCCGTGTCAGAATGGAGGCTCCTGCAGAGAAACATTTGGCACCTACATATGCTCGTGTCATATTGGGTGGGGTGGCAAAGACTGTTCAAAAGGTTTGTCCTCCTTGAGTGATTTCTTTCAGTTCGGTAACTCCCATTGAATGCAAGCATTATTCATGTTTTCATTCACTAGCCCCATGAAGGTTAGCATTCTTTATTTTTAACTTTCagaagtggaggtggtgaagcAATTTTCTGGGGATGGCTTTTTAGTCTTCAGCCCACAGCTTCAGACCATCCAGATGCCATGGTTTAACAGCCTCTCCTTCCGTACCCGAGAGCAGTTTGGTCTCCTCATGATAATCCTTGTTGGAAAAAATACCAGCAGCATCATAGAAGTAAGTACAGTTGTTACTTAAAGTGTCTTTATAAAAAATAGATTTCTTGGTTCATCAAGCagtgaaagataaaagagaataagCAAAATTACCATGGTGATGTTATGTTTGTTAGTATGAATatagttttctttacttttctactCAAACTACAAATGACCTGAGATTTATTCCCTACAGCTGATAGAGGGTCGAATCCAGTACCGCTACGAGAACGCCACACTGAGACTGAAGGAGGCAAGGGTTGATGATGGCTTGTGGCACCATGTGGAGATTAAGTGGATGAGTGGGGAGGTGTGGATCAACCTAGATTATGGCAATTATGAGGACACCCTGAAAGTGAATGAGCAAGTGGCAAATCACTACATAGGGACTGTGTCAGTAGGGGGCGTCCAGCCCTCAGACCAAGCCACAGTCACTGGCTTTAAAGGCTGCATTAAGGTCAGTTGGCTGCTTATCTAAGCCTCTCCTTCCTAGTTTCTATGTAAATGTTTTCATTGTTTGCATGTGAATATCTAACAACTTGGCCCATCAATGTACTTATTTGTTAAAAGAAGTGAGAAGCAGTCTTACTGCACATTGAAGATTTAGACTCGTTAGTAAAAGTTCAGAAAACTTTCTTTTGTGTTAGATCCTATCTGGAAGATGTCTTACATTTATTCTGTTTGTCAGAATGTTTTGGTGGGAAGCAGCAAGAACACATGGCTGCGTCCCACTTATGAGGACAACGTTAGAGATGGGTGTGTGGCCTCAGACCCCTGTACCTCCCGCCCCTGCCCACCCAACTCCCAGTGCATCAACACCTGGCAGGGGTATGAGTGCCAGTGTGATAACGGCTTCTATGGTGACGAGTGCTCAGATGTGTGTCACCTCAACCCCTGCAGCAACAATGCCACCTGCATCCACGACCTTCACTCGCCAAAGGGCTACCGATGCGAGTGTCCATCCTACGCATTCTCAGGTGTGTTTAGGCAGAAAGTCTAAATTCATCCATTTATACCCTTTACTGCATGTTCTTGCATGTTATAAATAAAAGTACTTAATCTAAACTGCCCTTTGGCTCGATGGTATAGTGTACACCTTGTGTCTCGGGGGCCTGGAATCATTCCAGGCAGGTTGTAGGAAAAAACTTTATCCCAAGTAAATCAATTTCATGTATTCTTTGAAAAGTGGCAGCTGTCCCCATGACATGAACATGAAAACTGGTGCTCTTGATTTATGAAatttattttataaaatttatatgaatatttttttcaataGGGGAGTATTGTGAGGTAGTGCTAGATCAGCCTTGCCCAACCAATTGGTGGGGCTACCCAGTGTGTGGGCCGTGTCACTGTAATGTGGACAACGGATATGATGGAGACTGCAACAAGACGACTGGAGAATGTCGATGCGAGGTGAGACGAGGACCAATTTTAGTGAAATAGATGATTTACTTGCATCTGAAATCTGTAAAAGTTTTGTAACCTGTAATATGCCTGGAATGCTTCTCTATCTTGTGAAGGTTATGCATGGCGATCTATACACACTAATGAAACTTGTTTATGTCAGGAAAACCACTACCAACCAGAAGACTCAGATGCTTGTTACGACTGTGACTGTTACTTGGTGGGATCGTATGGCGGGTCTTGTGACCCAGTGACTGGCCAGTGTCGCTGTCGTCCTGGAGTCATTGGCCGTCGCTGTGACCAGTGTGCCAATGCCTTTGCCCAGGTCACCATCAAAGGCTGTGAAAGTGAGTCCCTAAAAGCATTTTGTAACTTCTGGTAGGATTCCTGAGAGCTACTTGTGGTAAGTTATATGGCTCATTAATCGGTAtggtattgatatttttttataactGAATATTGCAGATTTTCTTTCTAGTACATAAATTCTTTTATTAATAATTTCCTTAGTGAATGAAATCTCTACAgaaattattttgtttctttcctcagtTGTCTATGATGGCTGTCCAAAGAATTTTGCCGAGTTGACATGGTGGGACGAGACTCCATTTGATGGCACCACTGTGAAGCCGTGTCCATACGGGGCCCAGGGAAAGGCTTCTCGGGAGTGCCGCAGGGAGGTTGGCTGGATGCCACCAGACATGTTCAAGTGTGTTTCAGACACTTTTGTAGAACTGCGTGACTTGGTGAGTATAACTTACATTGCTGGTTTATTCTGTGAAGTTTTAATAATGAATTACGTACCTCTTACTTAGTGGAAGCATTTTCATGTATCCATATGATTCAGTTGATCAAGATTAGAACTTAAAATTAACCCCCTGAATGTAGGTTGTTGTAAATTACCTACAAATCATCTAGTATGAAGGATGACATTGTCAATTGGGAGTAGAAAGCAGTGTATTCTTCCAATTTGATAATTTTCTGTGCAAGGGTACTTCCaagcaaacgtgtgtgtgtgcatgaggaCAAAATGATGGACCTGATTTCTCCTCCTAAACCGGAACTCATATGAACTTGCCAAGCAGATCATTCAAAACTCTTGAGCCACAGACCTtgcataaaatagtttaaaaaaatGGAATGATTATTCCAGCAGTTCCATCATCTTGTGTGCGAGCATACAGACTTCTCCTTGGCGAACTTTTATACCACACTTTAAAGTGTATATTTCAAAAGCTCTTGGGTTAGTGACCTAGCAAAAAGTAGTGCTACATGTATACCACACACACAATTGACATTCTCTTGTACATGGTGTACAAACTTCATGTACCACAAGTGATACTTTGCATTTGATCAGGTACATATAAGTTTTGATACTAAAAAGATAGTTGTTTAACTATACTGATCCCTTTTTTTCTGCAGCTGGAAAGACTGGAAAGTGAGGAGCTGGAAATCACTACATATCTGGCTAAGAAGATCTCTGAGGACCTTAATTATGCATGTTCAGTTACTCCTGCCATGTGGGGATCTGATGTCCTCATTGCCTCacgcctcctcatccttctctttgaGTATGAGACCCACCAAGAAGGTCTCAATCTCACACACAGACAGGAACGACATTATGTTCAGGTAAggtcttttatctttattttcctttttgtgcATATTTATATTCATGAATACATCAGTTTCTATGGTTGTGACTGTTTTCATACATGTGAAGTGAAATTTTAGTCATTGGTGGCTGTCCTTATGATGATTCAGTGGATTTAAGTTCTGTAAGTGGGATGCAAAGCAGAATGATAATGTTGGGATATCTGACTCGTGATTGAGGGAGCGTATAGGATGATACGTCGTCTAACCGCTcagaaagagtgaaaatggacgttaaacgaaatgatgatgatgatataggaTATGTaaagacaaaatacaaatactaacAACCTTATTCTTTGCAGAATCTAGTAGAGTCTGCATCAGTGATTTTGCAGCCAGCCTACATCTCACACTGGCAGGAGATCAATGGAGTGCAGGGCTTTGGTGCAGATTCCCTCCTCACCAAGATAGATGAGTATGTGGCCACACTGGCTGCTAGCCAGGGGGACACCTATACTACACCCTTTGAAGTCCCCACTAAGCAAATAGGTAAGGTTATCTATCGTAGCGGTTGTGGAGTATGATACCTAATATCATACTGTTGATTTAGTGTAAGGTGATCATGTGTGGGTCTCAAGGCCAACACTGCTGTCtaaggaaaattaataaatgcCAAAATATACTGACTACAAATAGAAATTAAGGACATCACTGATTTCTGTAAATAAGAGCTTACCACACACAAGCTTATACACATATCACATTTGAGAGTGTTTTTTGCCATCAGATATTATGATGTATGTTTTCTCCTACAGTCTTTGGAATGGACACAGTCTCTGCAGAGGAACTCTATGGCTACAGCCAGTCTGGGTTTGTGGTGGGGCATGATGACAGGGTGGACCATGTCGTTATCCCAGAAACATCCTCGCTGGTAGACAAGCACTATCCAGGCCAGGGACAGGCATCAGTAATTGTGCCTAAATACAACAACTATCTC of Eriocheir sinensis breed Jianghai 21 chromosome 2, ASM2467909v1, whole genome shotgun sequence contains these proteins:
- the LOC127001286 gene encoding protocadherin-like wing polarity protein stan isoform X6 gives rise to the protein MSLQVRLVTEAMLFNSVTVRLEDMTQEAFLSPLLSYFVDGLAAIIPCPRENIFIFNIQDDTDVDSRILNVSFSAKRPDVPGEEFYQPQFLRERVYLHRASLAKLATVTVLPFDDTLCVREPCLNYEECLNVLKFGNASGFISSSTILFRPIYPVNTFACRCPHGFTGMREHYICDTEVNLCYSSPCGNHGTCMRKEGGYTCVCLPGYTGKNCEVNMLSGPCVAEVCKHGSKCTAVSLNGESSGGFTCTNCSRSLYHTSTCELRARRFSKGTFLTFPALKQRHRLNIKISFATREPNGLLLYNGRYNEKHDFVSLEIVEGQVVFSFSLGTVTTRVSASLPGGVHDGDWHTATVDYNYRSATISLDNCDTALAVRFGDKIGDYHCANTTAQILDPRCAILTESCHRFLDVTGPLQVGGLPVLPTTYQVQHQHFLGCISDLYIDHSFVDLNSFVADNGTYPGCPEKNSFCRSHPCQNGGSCRETFGTYICSCHIGWGGKDCSKEVEVVKQFSGDGFLVFSPQLQTIQMPWFNSLSFRTREQFGLLMIILVGKNTSSIIELIEGRIQYRYENATLRLKEARVDDGLWHHVEIKWMSGEVWINLDYGNYEDTLKVNEQVANHYIGTVSVGGVQPSDQATVTGFKGCIKNVLVGSSKNTWLRPTYEDNVRDGCVASDPCTSRPCPPNSQCINTWQGYECQCDNGFYGDECSDVCHLNPCSNNATCIHDLHSPKGYRCECPSYAFSGEYCEVVLDQPCPTNWWGYPVCGPCHCNVDNGYDGDCNKTTGECRCEENHYQPEDSDACYDCDCYLVGSYGGSCDPVTGQCRCRPGVIGRRCDQCANAFAQVTIKGCEIVYDGCPKNFAELTWWDETPFDGTTVKPCPYGAQGKASRECRREVGWMPPDMFKCVSDTFVELRDLLERLESEELEITTYLAKKISEDLNYACSVTPAMWGSDVLIASRLLILLFEYETHQEGLNLTHRQERHYVQNLVESASVILQPAYISHWQEINGVQGFGADSLLTKIDEYVATLAASQGDTYTTPFEVPTKQIVFGMDTVSAEELYGYSQSGFVVGHDDRVDHVVIPETSSLVDKHYPGQGQASVIVPKYNNYLRNQQVWAHATNIRIPLSLLCIPDVKRDETSTTGVLGNTRAVVSYVVFRSLGTLLPETYSSNVEQRWGVGLAVRSPVLTLAVHTSHSGILKNTLDVDVRLRFRLGHVGRRSNPQCVTWITKPKTGEGQWTREGCKTSGPEPGFGDYANDTFINCTCNHLSSFAVILNDAEAEFLAEPSIAEDVTTYTGLVLTLVLLLLAFIAFCLLRGAQTNSNTIHKNLTACLFLVQLLFLTALKMRHFLLQQNFPCKLVAIGLHYFWLCVFTWLLIEGVHLYRMLTEMRDVNHGQMRFYYSCGYGLPAIIVGLSVGVRADQYGNHFFCWLSIYESVVWGLVGPICVIVIIILLVFVMAIRASLTLKGHVEGFGNLRTLLWLGILFLPLLGATWVLAVLSVSENLEILHYFFSVFSLLTAVFILVGYCLLNSRVRDSLYFMFRACMGKKVPYQESLSVTRTSVVSRSALTYNDDFNILRRNIGISTASTTSRSTCKTSSSPYSRGERAAAGPRGVGASSSTPSNYNSNTDLNSQSVKSPYAYNDSTTFHRKHTAGVRAMRRKESESESELSLDHRSLDLASSHSSDEDDTTTHNGTLRVNERRTNPPPEVPPKPSSYLPNIYDLDTTAEALPPPPPPGMIGGREGVTGSPLLHNIRPLYATHWSSQLPPAYPGIIKEHNVTSPLWASERLSTTTASDNETSDKPDNLRVESRPSLSRYLDEARSRYSPAENQFGTYSPSTKHRYSPDTKKFSTLDSKRYSPDTRRYSPDVPSSRLHSRDNSFSQELPPPPHLQHHHDMKRISPENLVVRTESRASRSSVESSEKKRYSPPNPLHHHQVIYTPQSQKRFLHNLAEAETAQKPPSDIKSNTEPWHE
- the LOC127001286 gene encoding protocadherin-like wing polarity protein stan isoform X1, encoding MSLQVRLVTEAMLFNSVTVRLEDMTQEAFLSPLLSYFVDGLAAIIPCPRENIFIFNIQDDTDVDSRILNVSFSAKRPDVPGEEFYQPQFLRERVYLHRASLAKLATVTVLPFDDTLCVREPCLNYEECLNVLKFGNASGFISSSTILFRPIYPVNTFACRCPHGFTGMREHYICDTEVNLCYSSPCGNHGTCMRKEGGYTCVCLPGYTGKNCEVNMLSGPCVAEVCKHGSKCTAVSLNGESSGGFTCTNCSRSLYHTSTCELRARRFSKGTFLTFPALKQRHRLNIKISFATREPNGLLLYNGRYNEKHDFVSLEIVEGQVVFSFSLGTVTTRVSASLPGGVHDGDWHTATVDYNYRSATISLDNCDTALAVRFGDKIGDYHCANTTAQILDPRCAILTESCHRFLDVTGPLQVGGLPVLPTTYQVQHQHFLGCISDLYIDHSFVDLNSFVADNGTYPGCPEKNSFCRSHPCQNGGSCRETFGTYICSCHIGWGGKDCSKEVEVVKQFSGDGFLVFSPQLQTIQMPWFNSLSFRTREQFGLLMIILVGKNTSSIIELIEGRIQYRYENATLRLKEARVDDGLWHHVEIKWMSGEVWINLDYGNYEDTLKVNEQVANHYIGTVSVGGVQPSDQATVTGFKGCIKNVLVGSSKNTWLRPTYEDNVRDGCVASDPCTSRPCPPNSQCINTWQGYECQCDNGFYGDECSDVCHLNPCSNNATCIHDLHSPKGYRCECPSYAFSGEYCEVVLDQPCPTNWWGYPVCGPCHCNVDNGYDGDCNKTTGECRCEENHYQPEDSDACYDCDCYLVGSYGGSCDPVTGQCRCRPGVIGRRCDQCANAFAQVTIKGCEIVYDGCPKNFAELTWWDETPFDGTTVKPCPYGAQGKASRECRREVGWMPPDMFKCVSDTFVELRDLLERLESEELEITTYLAKKISEDLNYACSVTPAMWGSDVLIASRLLILLFEYETHQEGLNLTHRQERHYVQNLVESASVILQPAYISHWQEINGVQGFGADSLLTKIDEYVATLAASQGDTYTTPFEVPTKQIVFGMDTVSAEELYGYSQSGFVVGHDDRVDHVVIPETSSLVDKHYPGQGQASVIVPKYNNYLRNQQVWAHATNIRIPLSLLCIPDVKRDETSTTGVLGNTRAVVSYVVFRSLGTLLPETYSSNVEQRWGVGLAVRSPVLTLAVHTSHSGILKNTLDVDVRLRFRLGHVGRRSNPQCVTWITKPKTGEGQWTREGCKTSGPEPGFGDYANDTFINCTCNHLSSFAVILNDAEAEFLAEPSIAEDVTTYTGLVLTLVLLLLAFIAFCLLRGAQTNSNTIHKNLTACLFLVQLLFLTALKMRHFLLQQNFPCKLVAIGLHYFWLCVFTWLLIEGVHLYRMLTEMRDVNHGQMRFYYSCGYGLPAIIVGLSVGVRADQYGNHFFCWLSIYESVVWGLVGPICVIVIIILLVFVMAIRASLTLKGHVEGFGNLRTLLWLGILFLPLLGATWVLAVLSVSENLEILHYFFSVFSLLTAVFILVGYCLLNSRVRDSLYFMFRACMGKKVPYQESLSVTRTSVVSRSALTYNDDFNILRRNIGISTASTTSRSTCKTSSSPYSRGERAAAGPRGVGASSSTPSNYNSNTDLNSQSVKSPYAYNDSTTFHRKHTAGVRAMRRKESESESELSLDHRSLDLASSHSSDEDDTTTHNGTLRVNERRTNPPPEVPPKPSSYLPNIYDLDTTAEALPPPPPPGMIGGREGVTGSPLLHNIRPLYATHWSSQLPPAYPGIIKEHNVTSPLWASERLSTTTASDNETSDKPDNLRVESRPSLSRYLDEARSRYSPAENQFGTYSPSTKHRYSPDTKKFSTLDSKRYSPDTRRYSPDVPSSRLHSRDNSFSQELPPPPHLQHHHDMKRISPENLVVRTESRASRSSVESSEKKRYSPPNPLHHHQVIYTPQSQKRFLHNLAEDPSPEALPAPVMGNGAGGGDSNMMEVNNLNISPSNPPPSPSPPHSLPASLVGTHKISAITLGISDSDRDSTETTV